The proteins below come from a single Pieris brassicae chromosome 1, ilPieBrab1.1, whole genome shotgun sequence genomic window:
- the LOC123714642 gene encoding nucleolar protein 12 — translation MDYVVGSVAALVSGNVTPSRPKLLKRALTPTKHQPSPNVTPRSEYLDDRSIFLSPTLQKKKAIVKKSPKRIFQNPDLDTTVEEGDSTLGNLVVDKAKKHLKEQLETNGQQIMKMKSPKSPKKSPDANAYSENIQNSNVPLKKKKRRQSEALESSTETIVTSKGKASKDVPMNISPKKATSNNEEGTNKSQVIETDSKENVTEIIKTKNNKKHKNKKNKAKAEIGSENTEHVDTEIHIEKMKSEINVLDANDEMIVNPNAITAQDTDSEHESDHEIQSEDEHKESLDTGPADSSDEDEKETEKKGRNKKAKETKTVKANMPQEESEDEVKRTLFIGNVLFKPKTKKDIKKLFSQYGDIDTVRIRAVPVKDATMTPKLAIIKNELHPERTTVNVYVKYQKPESVEKALSANNTVLDGHHLRVTRSDITGTLDTKCSIFIGNLPFAIEDETLRAKFEKCGEIESVRIVRDEKTGAGKGFGYVNFKSKDAVELALALTEEDLTIKNRILRVNRCLQIHSKKSGNKNNRENKNGGNRNGGNNRNAGYNRNDGNYRNGGNNRIAGNNRSSGFDRNGGNRNFGNRNFDNGNRGFNRNTPGKFDGNNGPKQDGAFRRLANKRKNQDESEGPANKLGKKDRKEFVGRTAEKKKKGKFNKGQKKKKALSEILTK, via the exons ATGGATTACGTAGTTGGAAGCGTTGCAGCTTTAGTATCTGGTAATGTGACGCCAAGTAGgccaaaattattaaaaagagcATTAACTCCTACCAAACACCAGCCATCACCTAACGTCACCCCAAGGAGTGAATACCTTGATGATCGTTCCATATTCTTGTCtccaactttacagaaaaagAAAGCGATAGTAAAGAAATCGCCAAAACGAATATTTCAGAATCCTGACTTGGATACGACAGTTGAAGAAGGCGACAGCACTTTAGGTAACTTAGTTGTAGATAAAGcaaagaaacatttaaaagaacAGCTAGAAACTAATGGTCAACAGATAATGAAAATGAAGAGTCCCAAATCTCCTAAAAAATCACCAGATGCTAACGCATACtcagaaaatatacaaaatagtaATGTACcattaaaaaagaagaaaagacGACAGTCCGAAGCTCTAGAAAGTAGTACGGAAACTATTGTAACAAGTAAAGGTAAAGCATCAAAAGATGTTCCAATGAACATATCTCCGAAGAAGGCAACATCTAATAACGAAGAGGGTACTAATAAATCACAAGTTATTGAAACTGATTCCAAAGAAAATGTTACAgaaatcataaaaactaaaaataataaaaaacacaaaaataaaaaaaataaggcaAAGGCAGAAATAGGAAGTGAGAATACAGAACATGTtgatacagaaatacatatagAAAAAATGAAATCAGAAATAAATGTGCTTGATGCCAATGATGAAATGATAGTTAATCCAAATGCAATTACTGCCCAAGATACAGATTCTGAGCATGAATCAGATCATGAGATACAATCAGAGGATGAACATAAAGAATCACTTGACACAG gacCAGCTGACAGTTCTGATGAAGATGAAAAAGAGACAGAAAAAAAGGGGAGAAATAAGAAGGCAAAAGAAACTAAGACAGTCAAAGCAAACATGCCTCAAGAAGAGAGTGAAGATGAAGTAAAGAGAACCCTGTTTATTGGGAATGTGCTTTTCAAGCCTAAAactaaaaaggatataaaaaaattatttagtcaGTATGGAGATATTGACACAGTAAG AATTCGTGCTGTGCCAGTAAAGGATGCAACTATGACTCCAAAACTTGCAATTATCAAGAATGAATTGCACCCTGAAAGGACAACTGTAAATGTCTATGTCAAATATCAGAAGCCCGAGTCTGTTGAAAAG GCTTTATCTGCGAACAACACAGTACTAGATGGTCACCACCTACGAGTGACCCGAAGTGATATAACTGGTACATTGGATACCAAGTGTTCTATATTCATTGGTAACTTGCCTTTCGCTATAGAAGATGAAACGTTAAGAGCCAAGTTTGAGAAGTGTGGAGAAATAGAATCGGTTCGGATTGTGAGGGATGAGAAGACTGGTGCTGGAAAAG GATTTGGCTATGTCAATTTTAAATCCAAGGATGCAGTAGAATTAGCGTTAGCACTCACCGAAGAAGAtcttactataaaaaatagaattctcAGAGTAAACAGGTGCCTCCAAATACATAGCAAGAAAAGtggaaacaaaaataacaggGAAAACAAAAATGGTGGAAACCGAAACGGTGGAAATAACAGAAATGCTGGATATAACCGAAATGATGGCAACTACAGAAATGGTGGAAATAACAGGATTGCTGGTAATAATAGAAGCAGTGGGTTTGATAGAAATGGTGGTAACAGAAATTTCGGGAATAGAAATTTTGATAATGGAAACCGAGGGTTTAACAGAAACACACCGGGCAAGTTTGACGGAAATAATGGCCCCAAACAAGATGGTGCGTTTAGAAGATTAGCAAATAAAAGAAAGAATCAG GATGAAAGTGAAGGACCAGCTAATAAGCTTGGTAAGAAAGACAGGAAGGAATTTGTTGGAAGAACTGCAGAAAAGAagaag aaaggAAAATTCAACAAAGGtcaaaagaagaagaaagccCTTAGTGAGattttaactaagtaa